One region of Candidatus Omnitrophota bacterium genomic DNA includes:
- a CDS encoding ABC transporter ATP-binding protein — translation MNILEVKNLKVYFESDRTITEAVKGIDFGIGQDEIVGLAGRSGCGKTVTALSIIRLIPREAQVKEGEIIFQGRDLFKLSEAEMRRVRGRLISMVFQEPFTSLNPIMRIGEQIQEVIRVHQELDVRASKKRALELLDRVRIAAGLKVFYDYPHQLSGGQRQRVMIAIALAFNPKFLICDEPTTALDVTTQSEILKLILELKKEFKMSVLFITHDLGIVQDVAGRLLVMEQGEIVEQGLVEEVLRKPACSYTAELLEAALKKSIEISYKPQQEERVIIEARDVSKSFSIERGLTKRKVDSISAVKSVNLKLERGRTLGLVGESGSGKTTLARMLIGLIKPDRGEILLKGMPIGQALKDKPKSVRKMMQIVFQDPYNSLDPRMRMKDIVLEGRRALVLGRADENKIFKRFLEMVALKYQDRLKYPHQFSGGQKQRIALARALAVGAEVLILDEPVSSLDVSTQMEILKLLVRLQKKLGLTYLLVAHDLSIVKCMCHDVFVMYKGEVVEASATGELFRNPQASYTRVLLKSMPRLKR, via the coding sequence ATGAATATATTAGAGGTTAAAAATTTAAAGGTTTATTTCGAATCTGACCGGACCATAACCGAGGCAGTCAAGGGTATTGATTTCGGCATTGGCCAGGATGAAATCGTGGGTTTGGCCGGCAGATCAGGATGCGGAAAGACCGTTACCGCTCTTTCTATTATCCGGCTTATACCCCGGGAAGCTCAAGTAAAAGAAGGAGAAATAATTTTTCAAGGGAGGGATCTTTTTAAACTTTCTGAAGCAGAAATGCGCCGGGTGCGGGGCAGGCTGATCAGCATGGTATTCCAAGAGCCGTTTACTTCCTTAAACCCGATAATGCGTATTGGCGAACAGATTCAAGAAGTTATTCGCGTTCATCAAGAATTAGATGTCCGGGCTTCAAAGAAAAGGGCGCTGGAGCTTTTAGACAGGGTTAGAATTGCTGCCGGTTTAAAAGTCTTTTACGATTATCCTCATCAATTGTCAGGCGGCCAAAGACAGAGGGTGATGATAGCCATAGCATTAGCGTTTAATCCCAAATTTTTGATTTGCGACGAACCGACTACTGCTCTTGATGTTACGACTCAATCGGAGATCCTGAAATTGATTTTAGAATTGAAGAAAGAATTTAAAATGTCCGTTTTGTTTATCACTCATGATTTAGGGATAGTGCAGGATGTGGCCGGCAGGCTGCTGGTAATGGAGCAGGGTGAGATCGTTGAGCAGGGCTTAGTAGAGGAAGTACTAAGAAAGCCTGCTTGCTCTTATACCGCTGAATTGCTGGAAGCCGCTTTAAAAAAAAGCATTGAGATATCTTATAAACCCCAACAGGAAGAAAGGGTTATCATTGAAGCAAGAGATGTTTCTAAGTCATTTTCTATAGAAAGAGGATTAACGAAAAGGAAAGTTGATTCGATATCAGCTGTTAAAAGCGTGAATCTTAAGTTAGAAAGAGGCAGGACATTGGGGTTGGTGGGCGAATCAGGTTCCGGCAAGACCACCCTTGCCCGGATGTTGATTGGCCTGATTAAACCGGATAGGGGCGAGATACTCCTGAAGGGTATGCCGATCGGCCAGGCATTAAAGGATAAACCAAAGTCTGTCAGAAAAATGATGCAAATAGTTTTTCAAGACCCTTACAATTCTTTAGACCCCCGAATGCGGATGAAAGATATTGTTTTGGAAGGCAGGAGAGCTTTGGTTTTAGGCAGAGCTGACGAAAACAAGATCTTTAAAAGGTTTTTAGAAATGGTAGCTTTGAAATATCAAGATAGGTTAAAATACCCTCATCAATTTTCAGGCGGCCAGAAACAAAGAATCGCTCTGGCCCGGGCCTTGGCTGTCGGCGCCGAAGTCCTGATTTTGGATGAACCTGTATCTTCGCTTGATGTTTCAACCCAGATGGAGATTTTAAAATTATTGGTTCGTCTCCAGAAAAAATTGGGCCTTACTTACCTTTTGGTTGCCCATGACCTTTCAATAGTGAAATGTATGTGTCATGATGTATTTGTGATGTATAAGGGTGAGGTTGTGGAGGCTTCAGCGACTGGTGAGCTTTTTAGGAATCCTCAGGCTTCTTATACCCGGGTTCTTCTTAAGAGTATGCCCAGGTTGAAAAGATAA
- a CDS encoding N-acetyltransferase translates to MYEEFAFQAAVVYNVQIMIKKAKIGDITKIHKLVNHFAGQDKMLARSLSELYENLRDFLVYEEKGRIYGCVALHMFWEDLAEIKCLAVWESGQKKGIGSRLLKGALKEAKKIGIKKVFALTYEAGFFEKYGFGKVDKSELPHKIWSECIKCPKFPNCDETAMTITF, encoded by the coding sequence GTGTATGAAGAATTTGCTTTTCAGGCGGCGGTGGTATATAATGTGCAGATAATGATTAAAAAGGCCAAAATCGGCGATATCACTAAGATTCACAAATTGGTTAATCATTTCGCGGGCCAGGATAAAATGCTGGCCAGGTCATTAAGCGAATTGTATGAAAATCTCCGGGATTTTTTGGTTTACGAAGAAAAAGGGAGAATCTACGGGTGTGTTGCCCTGCATATGTTCTGGGAGGACCTGGCTGAAATAAAATGCCTGGCTGTTTGGGAGTCCGGACAGAAAAAGGGGATTGGCAGCCGGCTTCTTAAGGGTGCTTTAAAAGAAGCAAAAAAAATAGGAATAAAAAAGGTTTTTGCCTTGACTTATGAAGCCGGATTTTTTGAAAAATACGGTTTTGGGAAAGTAGATAAATCCGAACTGCCCCATAAAATCTGGAGTGAGTGCATAAAATGCCCGAAATTTCCTAATTGCGATGAAACGGCGATGACGATAACCTTTTGA